In one Corallococcus sp. EGB genomic region, the following are encoded:
- a CDS encoding M20/M25/M40 family metallo-hydrolase → MLLRADMDALPVRETTGLPYASTVTTTNADGDAVPVSHACGHDMHVACLLGAAHLLAAGTDHWNGQVVMLFQPAEETGDGARGMLEDGLARRMARQTGRAGEGGERTRRRSARRPPPIAVIMPRVMTPTMSRRAARTAVNAPLRAKAKVPVKPGMSSA, encoded by the coding sequence GTGCTGCTCCGGGCGGACATGGATGCGCTGCCCGTCCGTGAGACGACCGGGCTGCCCTATGCCAGCACCGTCACCACGACCAATGCCGACGGCGACGCGGTTCCGGTGTCGCATGCCTGTGGCCACGACATGCACGTCGCGTGTCTGCTCGGAGCGGCCCACCTGCTCGCGGCCGGCACCGACCACTGGAACGGCCAGGTTGTCATGCTGTTTCAGCCGGCCGAGGAGACCGGAGACGGAGCGCGCGGCATGCTCGAGGATGGGCTCGCCAGGAGGATGGCTCGCCAGACAGGGAGAGCTGGCGAAGGAGGTGAGCGAACGCGAAGGCGATCAGCGCGCCGGCCGCCGCCCATCGCGGTGATCATGCCGAGGGTGATGACGCCAACGATGTCGAGGCGCGCGGCGCGCACCGCAGTCAATGCTCCGTTGAGGGCGAAGGCGAAGGTCCCCGTCAAACCAGGGATGAGCAGTGCGTAG
- a CDS encoding Spy/CpxP family protein refolding chaperone has product MKRHLFMLGLLFAVPSFAGSTTPTASTSQDARRPPPFERKSPVQLLIDHRQDLALTDAQVSSLQQIQTSLDAKNAPVKQSLEALRPPAPPDRNAQGTPSAQDQANREQARGLFEQLRTNGMAAYQEAEQVLTDAQKTQARMILESEHRSHGPGHGGRGGPPRGG; this is encoded by the coding sequence ATGAAGCGCCACCTGTTCATGCTGGGCCTGCTGTTCGCCGTTCCCTCCTTCGCCGGATCCACCACCCCCACGGCGTCCACGTCACAGGACGCACGCCGTCCGCCCCCCTTCGAGCGCAAGTCGCCCGTCCAGTTGCTCATCGACCACCGCCAGGACCTGGCCCTCACGGACGCCCAGGTGTCGAGCCTGCAGCAGATCCAAACCTCACTCGACGCGAAGAACGCGCCCGTGAAGCAGTCCCTGGAGGCCCTGCGTCCGCCTGCTCCGCCCGACCGCAACGCCCAGGGCACGCCCTCCGCCCAGGACCAGGCCAACCGCGAGCAGGCCCGCGGCCTCTTCGAACAGCTGCGCACCAACGGCATGGCGGCGTACCAGGAGGCCGAGCAGGTGTTGACGGACGCGCAGAAGACCCAGGCCCGCATGATCCTGGAGTCCGAGCATCGCTCCCACGGCCCGGGCCACGGCGGCCGGGGCGGTCCTCCCCGGGGCGGATGA